The following are from one region of the Streptomyces rubrogriseus genome:
- the gcvP gene encoding aminomethyl-transferring glycine dehydrogenase: protein MTAHRTPLSELEQAMPFEQRHIGPDHEARAKMLAQVGYGSLDELTAAAVPDVIKNADALDLPGARSEAEVLAELRSLADRNQVLDSMIGLGYYGTFTPPVILRNVMENPSWYTAYTPYQPEISQGRLEALLNFQTMVAELTGLPTSGASLLDEGTAAAEAMALSRRMGKNKKGLFLVDADALPQTVAVIRTRAEPTGVEVVVADLSAGIPAEVAEREINGVLIQYPGASGAVRDIKPVIDRAHELGALVTVAADLLALTLLTSPGELGADIAVGTTQRFGVPMGFGGPHAGYMAVHEKFARSLPGRLVGVSVDADGNKAYRLALQTREQHIRREKATSNICTAQVLLAVMAGMYAVYHGPEGLRAIARRTHRYATITAAGLAAGGVEIVHGSYFDTVTARVPGRADAIVHAARENGINLRLVDADHVSFACDETTTRAQVGGVWHAFGVEGDIESLDAETAETLPEALLRTDDFLTHPVFHQHRSETAMLRYLRRLADRDYALDRGMIPLGSCTMKLNATTEMEPVTWPEFGALHPFAPAEQAQGYLTLIRELEERLAEVTGYDKVSLQPNAGSQGEFAGLLAVRGYHRANGDEQRTVCLIPSSAHGTNAASAVMAGMKVVVVKTAEDGEIDVEDLRAKIEKHRDELAVLMITYPSTHGVFEEHVADICAQVHDAGGQVYVDGANLNALVGLAKPGHFGGDVSHLNLHKTFCIPHGGGGPGVGPVGVRSHLAPYLPNHPLQPAAGPQTGVGPISAAPWGSAGILPISWSYVRLMGGEGLKRATQVAVLSANYIAKRLEPHFPVLYNGPGGLVAHECIIDLRPLTKATGVSVDDVAKRLIDYGFHAPTMSFPVAGTLMIEPTESEDLAELDRFCEAMIAIRAEIEKVGSGAWPADDNPLRGAPHTADALGGEWDHAYTREEAVFPAGVSAADKYWPPVRRIDQAYGDRNLVCSCPPLDAYED, encoded by the coding sequence ATGACCGCCCATCGCACCCCGCTCTCCGAACTCGAACAGGCCATGCCCTTCGAGCAGCGCCACATCGGCCCCGACCACGAGGCCCGGGCCAAGATGCTCGCGCAGGTCGGTTACGGTTCGCTCGACGAACTGACGGCCGCCGCGGTGCCGGATGTGATCAAGAACGCCGACGCGCTGGACCTGCCGGGCGCGCGCTCCGAGGCGGAGGTGCTGGCCGAGCTTCGTTCGCTGGCCGACCGCAACCAGGTCCTCGACTCCATGATCGGCCTCGGCTACTACGGCACCTTCACCCCGCCGGTCATCCTGCGCAACGTCATGGAGAACCCGTCCTGGTACACGGCGTACACGCCCTACCAGCCGGAGATCTCCCAGGGCCGTCTCGAAGCCCTGCTGAACTTCCAGACGATGGTCGCCGAGCTGACCGGCCTGCCCACCTCCGGCGCCTCGCTGCTCGACGAGGGCACCGCCGCCGCCGAGGCGATGGCGCTGTCCCGGCGCATGGGCAAGAACAAGAAGGGCCTGTTCCTGGTCGACGCGGACGCCCTGCCGCAGACCGTCGCCGTGATACGGACCCGCGCCGAGCCGACCGGCGTCGAGGTGGTCGTCGCCGACCTGAGCGCGGGCATCCCGGCCGAGGTCGCCGAGCGGGAGATCAACGGGGTCCTGATCCAGTACCCGGGTGCCTCCGGAGCCGTCCGCGACATCAAGCCGGTGATCGACCGGGCGCACGAGCTCGGCGCGCTCGTCACCGTCGCCGCCGACCTGCTCGCCCTCACCCTGCTCACCTCGCCCGGCGAGCTGGGCGCGGACATCGCGGTGGGCACCACCCAGCGCTTCGGCGTGCCGATGGGCTTCGGCGGACCGCACGCCGGTTACATGGCCGTGCACGAGAAGTTCGCCCGCAGCCTCCCCGGCCGCCTGGTCGGCGTCTCCGTGGACGCCGACGGCAACAAGGCCTACCGCCTGGCCCTGCAGACCCGCGAGCAGCACATCCGCCGCGAGAAGGCCACCAGCAACATCTGCACCGCGCAGGTGCTGCTCGCCGTCATGGCCGGCATGTACGCCGTCTACCACGGCCCCGAGGGCCTGCGGGCCATCGCCCGCCGTACCCACCGGTACGCCACGATCACCGCCGCCGGTCTCGCCGCGGGCGGCGTCGAGATCGTCCACGGCTCCTACTTCGACACCGTCACCGCGCGGGTGCCCGGCCGGGCCGACGCGATCGTGCACGCCGCCCGCGAGAACGGCATCAACCTGCGGCTCGTCGACGCCGACCACGTGTCGTTCGCCTGCGACGAGACCACCACGCGCGCCCAGGTCGGCGGCGTGTGGCACGCCTTCGGCGTCGAGGGCGACATCGAGTCGCTGGACGCGGAGACCGCGGAGACGCTGCCCGAGGCGCTGCTGCGCACCGACGACTTCCTGACCCACCCCGTCTTCCACCAGCACCGCTCCGAGACCGCGATGCTGCGCTACCTGCGCCGCCTGGCCGACCGGGACTACGCGCTGGACCGCGGCATGATCCCGCTGGGCTCCTGCACCATGAAGCTCAACGCGACCACCGAGATGGAGCCGGTCACCTGGCCCGAGTTCGGGGCGCTGCACCCCTTCGCGCCCGCCGAGCAGGCGCAGGGCTACCTCACCCTCATCCGCGAGCTGGAGGAGCGGCTCGCCGAGGTCACCGGGTACGACAAGGTCTCGCTCCAGCCGAACGCCGGGTCGCAGGGCGAGTTCGCGGGCCTGCTCGCCGTACGCGGCTACCACCGGGCCAACGGCGACGAGCAGCGCACCGTCTGCCTCATCCCGTCCTCCGCGCACGGCACCAACGCCGCGAGCGCCGTGATGGCCGGCATGAAGGTCGTCGTCGTCAAGACCGCCGAGGACGGCGAGATCGACGTCGAGGACCTGCGTGCCAAGATCGAGAAGCACCGCGACGAGCTGGCCGTGCTGATGATCACCTACCCGTCCACGCACGGCGTGTTCGAGGAGCACGTCGCCGACATCTGCGCGCAGGTGCACGACGCGGGCGGCCAGGTCTACGTGGACGGCGCCAACCTCAACGCCCTGGTCGGCCTCGCCAAGCCCGGCCACTTCGGCGGCGACGTCTCCCACCTGAACCTGCACAAGACCTTCTGCATCCCGCACGGCGGCGGCGGCCCCGGCGTGGGCCCCGTGGGCGTGCGGTCGCACCTGGCGCCGTACCTGCCCAACCACCCGCTGCAGCCCGCGGCCGGTCCGCAGACGGGCGTCGGCCCGATCTCGGCGGCGCCGTGGGGCTCGGCCGGCATCCTGCCGATCTCCTGGTCCTACGTCCGCCTGATGGGCGGCGAGGGCCTCAAGCGCGCCACGCAGGTGGCCGTGCTGTCCGCCAACTACATCGCCAAGCGCCTGGAGCCGCACTTCCCGGTGCTCTACAACGGCCCCGGCGGGCTGGTCGCGCACGAGTGCATCATCGACCTGCGCCCGCTGACCAAGGCCACCGGCGTGAGCGTCGACGACGTCGCCAAGCGGCTGATCGACTACGGCTTCCACGCGCCGACGATGTCCTTCCCGGTGGCGGGCACGCTGATGATCGAGCCGACCGAGTCCGAGGACCTGGCCGAGCTGGACCGGTTCTGCGAGGCGATGATCGCCATCCGCGCGGAGATCGAGAAGGTCGGCTCCGGCGCCTGGCCCGCCGACGACAACCCGCTGCGCGGCGCCCCGCACACCGCTGACGCGCTCGGCGGCGAGTGGGACCACGCGTACACGCGCGAGGAGGCCGTCTTCCCGGCCGGTGTGTCCGCCGCCGACAAGTACTGGCCGCCGGTGCGCCGGATCGACCAGGCCTACGGCGACCGGAACCTGGTCTGCTCCTGCCCGCCGCTGGACGCGTACGAGGACTGA
- a CDS encoding TOBE domain-containing protein produces the protein MSLSIRNQLPGTVTAVTPGEAMATVTVRLSGGQDLTAAITREAAEDLALTPGTAVRALVKSTEVALATGRVDALSIRNRLPGTVTALTTGAAMATVAVAVEGAELTAAVTRQAADDLGLSVGTPVVALVKSTEVSLATA, from the coding sequence ATGAGCCTGAGCATCCGCAACCAGCTCCCCGGCACCGTCACCGCCGTCACCCCGGGCGAGGCCATGGCGACGGTCACCGTCCGTCTCTCCGGCGGCCAGGACCTCACCGCGGCGATCACCCGGGAGGCGGCCGAGGACCTCGCGCTCACCCCCGGCACCGCCGTACGGGCCCTGGTGAAGTCCACCGAGGTGGCTCTGGCCACCGGGCGCGTGGACGCCCTGTCCATCCGCAACCGGCTGCCGGGCACGGTCACCGCCCTCACCACCGGCGCCGCGATGGCCACGGTCGCGGTCGCCGTCGAGGGCGCCGAGCTGACCGCGGCCGTCACCCGGCAGGCCGCCGACGACCTGGGGCTGTCCGTGGGCACTCCCGTCGTCGCGCTGGTCAAGTCGACGGAGGTGTCGCTGGCCACGGCCTGA
- a CDS encoding LacI family DNA-binding transcriptional regulator: MATDEARAETASGRRGRVTITDIARRAGVSVPTVSRVVNGRSDVSPGTRARVEELLRRHGYRKRAAAPGRRAALIDLVFNDLDSPWAVEIIRGVEEVAHAAGVGTVVSAIHGRSGDARQWMRNLRARASDGVVVVTSALDPVLHQELRILGVPLVVVDPAGAPDLDVPTVGAANHSGGRAATEHLLALGHRRIGLIAGPPRLLCSRARHDGYRAALEDAGVAVDESLVVPGDFRHESGFAACAALLGLPEPPTAVFAASDQMALGAIEALRRRGLRVPQDMSVVGFDDLPEVRWSAPPLTTVRQPLADMGRQAARTVLRRTRGERPDPPRTELGTELIVRSSTAPPPAPATPSR, translated from the coding sequence GTGGCAACAGACGAGGCCCGGGCCGAGACGGCCTCCGGCCGCCGGGGCAGGGTCACCATCACGGACATCGCGCGCCGCGCCGGCGTCTCGGTCCCGACCGTGTCCCGGGTCGTGAACGGCCGCTCGGACGTGTCGCCCGGGACCAGGGCGCGGGTGGAGGAACTGCTGCGCCGGCACGGGTACCGCAAGCGCGCCGCGGCGCCCGGCCGCCGGGCCGCCCTGATCGACCTGGTCTTCAACGACCTGGACAGCCCCTGGGCCGTGGAGATCATCCGCGGGGTCGAGGAGGTGGCCCACGCCGCCGGGGTCGGCACCGTGGTCTCCGCGATCCACGGACGTTCGGGCGACGCCCGTCAGTGGATGCGCAATCTGCGGGCCCGGGCCTCCGACGGCGTCGTGGTCGTCACCTCCGCCCTGGACCCCGTGCTCCACCAGGAGCTGCGGATACTGGGCGTGCCCCTGGTGGTCGTCGACCCGGCCGGCGCCCCCGACCTGGACGTGCCCACCGTCGGCGCCGCCAACCATTCGGGCGGCCGGGCGGCCACCGAGCATCTGCTGGCGCTGGGACACCGCAGGATCGGGCTGATCGCCGGTCCGCCGCGGCTGCTGTGCTCGCGGGCCCGCCACGACGGCTACCGCGCCGCCCTGGAGGACGCCGGGGTCGCCGTGGACGAGTCGCTGGTCGTACCCGGGGACTTCCGTCACGAGTCCGGCTTCGCGGCCTGTGCCGCCCTGCTGGGCCTGCCCGAGCCGCCGACGGCCGTCTTCGCGGCCAGCGACCAGATGGCGCTCGGCGCGATCGAGGCACTGCGCCGTCGGGGGCTGCGGGTGCCGCAGGACATGAGCGTCGTCGGCTTCGACGACCTTCCCGAGGTCCGCTGGTCGGCCCCGCCCCTGACGACGGTGCGCCAGCCGCTCGCCGACATGGGCAGGCAGGCCGCGCGCACGGTGCTCCGCCGTACTCGCGGCGAGCGTCCGGACCCGCCACGGACCGAGCTGGGCACGGAGCTGATCGTCCGCTCCAGCACGGCGCCCCCGCCCGCGCCGGCGACACCTTCCCGCTGA
- a CDS encoding DUF5999 family protein yields the protein MCQHQPPCPSAVSADRESARLVAHHPEQGWSLLCNGVVLFEDTGELLPDGRVIAPHRPVGAGLTTAA from the coding sequence ATGTGTCAGCACCAGCCACCGTGCCCCTCAGCCGTCTCCGCCGACCGGGAGTCCGCCCGTCTCGTGGCGCACCACCCGGAGCAGGGGTGGAGCCTGCTGTGCAACGGTGTCGTCCTCTTCGAGGACACCGGTGAGCTACTGCCGGACGGTCGGGTCATCGCCCCGCACCGTCCCGTCGGCGCGGGCCTGACGACCGCCGCCTGA